From the genome of Deltaproteobacteria bacterium:
CGCATTTGCCAGCGCATGCGGTGGCCGACCGCCGCCGCCGAAACGACTCGTGATCGAGTCGAACGTGGCGTCGTGGACGTTTCGCCGCTACCAACGCCTCGTCGACGTCGAGGTGTGGGTGCCGGACAACCGCGCGGTCGGCCACACGGCGAGCTACGCGGCCGCCGCCGCGGTCAAGCGGGGCCGCCTCGCCGACGACGATGTCGTCCACGCGTTCGTCACCCGCTACGCGAAACCCGACGGCGTGCTCCGCGCGACCGTCGCGTTCGCGCGGCGGCTCGCGCAAGAGGCCGGCTATCAGGTCGAGGAGCGCACGATCGAAGGGGTGCGGCTGTACGCCGTCGCCGGCCAAGGCGAGGCGTGGGTGCTGTGGTGCTCCGGCCGTTACATCGTCAAGCTCGGCGGCCGCGGCAGGTCGTCGGTGCCCGGCGCGCTCGTCGAGGCCTACGGCGAGCGCTACCCGTCGTCGCTGCCGGCCGGCGCGCTCGAGGGACCGCTGCCCGAGGGACCGTCGCTGCAGCCGCCCGACGCGAGCGAGCCCTACGATCCGAACAACCCGCGGCCCGATTGGGACCACGACAAGCGCCGCCGCGGCGACCGGTGACCGCGCCGGCGGCCGTCGCCGCGCGCCTCCGCGGTCGCCGCCGTCACACCGTGGCGCGCGCCGCGGTCGTTTCGCGGTATCGTGCCGCGACATGTTGCTCCAGCGCATCGACGGAACCGACGCCGCCGCGGTGGCGAGCCTGTGCGACCGCCGGCCGTCCGCCGAGCGCGACGTCGACGCGCGCGTGGCCGCCATCGTCGACGACGTGCGGGTTCGCGGAGACGCCGCCGTGCGCCAGCACACGGAGGCGTTCGACGGGCGACCGCCGGGGCCGACCGGCAGCTACGAGATCTCGCGTGACCGCTGCGAGCAGGCCCTCGCCGACCTGCCCGGCGACATCCGGCGCGCGCTCGAGCGCGCGCGCGATCGCATCGCCGCGTTCCACGAACGCCAGGTCGAGCGCGGCTACGCGATCGACGACGAGGGCGTACGCCTGGAGCTGCGCGTCATGCCGCTTGCGCGCGTCGGCATCTACGTGCCGGGGGGCACCGCGGCGTACCCGTCGTCGGTGCTGATGAACGGAGTGCCCGCACGCGTCGCCGGCGTCGGCGAGATCGTCATGGTGACGCCCGGACCCACCGATGAGGTGCTCGCCGCGGCGGCGCTCGTCCCCGTGGACCGCGTGTTCGAGATCGGCGGCGCGCAGGCCGTCGCGGCGCTCGCCTACGGCACCGAATCCATCCCGCGCGTCGACAAAATCGTCGGCCCCGGCAATCGCTACGTCGCCGCGGCCAAGCGGCGCGTGTA
Proteins encoded in this window:
- the hisD gene encoding histidinol dehydrogenase, which codes for MLLQRIDGTDAAAVASLCDRRPSAERDVDARVAAIVDDVRVRGDAAVRQHTEAFDGRPPGPTGSYEISRDRCEQALADLPGDIRRALERARDRIAAFHERQVERGYAIDDEGVRLELRVMPLARVGIYVPGGTAAYPSSVLMNGVPARVAGVGEIVMVTPGPTDEVLAAAALVPVDRVFEIGGAQAVAALAYGTESIPRVDKIVGPGNRYVAAAKRRVYGDVDIDAIAGPSEVLIVADDAAEPRWVAADLLAQAEHDADARPVLVTPSDELIDAVDRELARQLVSLPRADVARAALERHGVAVRVPTVDAALAIAERYAPEHLELQVHGAADLAERVRCAGAVFVGPFTPEAAGDYLAGPNHVLPTAGTARFSSPLGVYDFRRRMSVLRYTYKGLIGQVSDISRLARVEGLHAHARSAAMRLAPDVDDDDGDDVDD